From the genome of Nicotiana tabacum cultivar K326 chromosome 2, ASM71507v2, whole genome shotgun sequence:
gaagaaagtagttggagacccgacactcattgttccggttgagactattgaggtaaatgagaaattgacttacgaagagattccagtttctattattgatcggcaagtccaaaaattgagaaataaagaaattgtctCCGTTaaagtgttgtggcgaaaccaacaggttgaagaggctactttgGGAGGCCGAgaaggaaatgaagaaaaagtatccttatttgtttgaataaccatgtatttaaagttgtgatctaggaaaaaaattataagacttactttttatgaattttgtatcatgtgaacaattggcattaagggtgttcctttctggatatatattgcttatgagaccacatttggtgttgttttgtattatgttacgtcgttggaatacgtatatgttgttagaatgtgtttctggggctctctgacaggtggataagcctagttacaagggaaattCTGGCGAAATGTTTGGagatttagggagttagtcaaatttggggctgctcgaatatggtatgaaacaaactgagttgcataagatgttaATGACGGATTTTTTTTTCCTCattcgagggcgaatgatcctaagtgggggagaatgtaacaccccgaaaaatttcgaagtacttaagtgtaaagcccggtaaagtttgcaaagaaaataatatttcatggtgccggactaggcttacgtgtttgaggagctcgccgcggctcggacttttgggttgaacaatgcacgggaaAGTAAAGGGAAATTTTTGCCGGAAAAGTgtatttatgcggtccattatgcgactgcataatcactctgcgggccgcagaagtgagcaggtgagggccattctggaagcagctaggcggtcgactatgcgaccgcataactgttatgcggtgcattatgcgaccgcataacagttatgcgaaccgcatacacagacaattCTTTTGGCTATtctgtaaccaattatgcgaccgatatgcggtccgatatcggttatgcgatcgcataccttgttccggagctccatttttgggtttttaaaacccgaccctatttcgttaaatacactcttagggtcattttttttttccagtaaaacccgaccctatttcgttaaatacactcttagGGTCATTTTTAAGCCAAAAAAAATGACCctaagagtgtatttaacgaaatagggtcgggttttaaaaaccaaaaaatggagctccggaacaaggtatgcggtcgcataaccgatatgcggaccgcatatcggtcgcataattggttacaaaatagccaaaagaactgtctgtgcatgcggtcactatgcggtccgcataacttcgaaattttccggggtgttacagtgCAATACTAAAGCGATATATTCAATAGACTAAACTGAAACAGATGATGTAAGCCAATTGATTTCATTAACTTGGCAGTCTTGCTGCTTGAGACTTCTATCCTATTATAGATCATAAGTCAAGTGAATGCCCCAGAACGTACTTCATGTTTGCAATGGTCCTTGAAACCTATACTTAGTGTAATCTAGTTATTACCATCTGTCATTCATTTACAACAAAATAAGTTGCTTGAAGTGCACATAGAGTGCTCTGAAGAGAAACAAGGACTAAAAGAAAGGGGTGCTGCAAACAGCAGCAAAGCTAGGGGTGCTTGGGAAATTAAATCTTAAATACAAGTTgattaattataaattaataatgTGATGAGTGGGATCTTGTTTTGGTGTGGGGCATGACACTTCAGGAAGGATATGATACCACTTTGAGATGATTAAAATCCAGTTTTCTTGATTTGATATCCTAAAGTAAGTGCAGAGAAGTTGCGCCATCTCAGACATTCCTGTTGATTGGTTACACTTGTTATTGGGTTTTGCAGTTTGTTCGAGGGTCTTCAACAGTCTTAAACTGATGGTCCATTGAAACTCATGATATGGTGCAATCCTTCTTTTCATATACGCTTGACTTATCTTTCCAATGATATTGAGTGCAGGTGCGCTTGATAGGCTACTGTGTTGAAGGTTCCCTCTTCCTTGTATATGAATACCTTGAGAATGGCCACATAGGCCAACATCTGCGTGGTACAGGTAGTTTTAATGTGAACTAAATCACATGTCATAGTTAACCACTTTTCCGTTAGTTTGTGATAGTTCCTTAAAGAACTTTTAATCAATCTGGTCAATTTATTTCCAGGAAGGGACCCATTGCCATGGTCTACTAGGGTTCAAATTGCTCTGGATTCAGCTAGAGGTCTTGAGTACATACATGAGCACACCGTACCAGTTTACATCCATCGTGATATTAAATCAGCAAATATTCTGATAGACAAAAACTTCCATGCAAAGGTTTTTCAAGGCACCTTTTGCTATGTATGTACATTGAGGAAGGTTCTTTTGTAATTGTGTGAATCATCTCTGGTGTAGGTGGCAGATTTTGGATTAACAAAACTGACTGAAGTTGGAAGTTCATCTTTGCAAACACGACTTGTTGGTACTTTTGGATACATGCCTCCGGAGTAGGTGCTTTCCATTTTATAGTGCAGCCTCAAAAGTAGGAATGAAGTTGTTTCCATAACAATGTAActttatcctcatcttttttAGATATTGGTCACTGGGGAAAAGCGTAGTTCTAACTTAGACCACGTTTTATGAACGTTTTGCACAAAGCTTAAATTGGCGTTTTTTAATTTATGCGTTTTCTGAGTGCCTTATGTAATGGATTTGCGCAATGCTATTTTGCAGGTATGCTCAATATGGTGTTGTCTCTCCTAAAGTTGATGTCTATGCTTTTGGTGTTGTCCTATATGAACTTATTTCAGCCAAGGAAGCAATAGTCATGCCAAATGAATCTGTTACTGAATCAAAGGGTCTTGTTGGTTTGGTAAGAtcgttttgcatttttcttttctcaATGATACGGATTGCACGAACCCTTTCACAGGCTTGAACTGAACCTTTCTTTAAAGGGCCATATCTAAGCTCTTCATTCCTTTTGCTTGTCTCCTGCTTTTTCCTTATAGTGATACCTATTTTTCCTTCTGATGATCATAGTTTGAAGAAGTACTTAATCAGCCAGAACCTGACGAAGACCTTCGCAGACTGGTTGATCCAAGACTTGGAAATGACTATCCCCTTGATTCAGTCCGCAAGGTATAAGATTAAACGAAACTTGCATTGATAACTGTGGTAGTTGTTTCTTTTTGCTTCTTAAAGAAGTCCATTTCTTCTCCATTACAGATGGTGCAGCTTGCCAAAGCTTGCACCCATGAAAATCCTCTAATAAGGCCAAGTATGAGATCAATAGTGGTCGCGCTGATGACACTCTCTTCATCGACAGAAGATTGGGATGTTGGATCTTTCTATGGGAACCAAGGTCTAATAAATCTTATATCCGGAAGATAGTAAAACAGGATTATGCTTCCATACAGGATTATGAAAGCTGGCTTTGATTTGTAACACTTGGAGCAAAATAAACTTCATTGTGAGTTAGAAATGGAACATTTCCTCAAGGGGaaataaatgtttttttttggtCTGATAGCAGTGTTTATTATTGTCCCATACTCAGTCACAGATGTCCAAAGGAGACAGCAACCAAACTTTTGCATGTTCGTTTCTTGTGTCTATTGTTCAGGAGTTCTTGTTTCATGTTTGCTTCATAGCTAATGGCTTAGCAATTTCATCATTTGAAAAGAGACGTTCAAAAGATACTTTGAATTACAAGAAGGCTACTTTAATCTATTAAAGAGTAAAAGAATGTCCTTAAGATCAACAATTGAGGGGTCATATAGAATCAGGAAACGCTAATTAGCCATTATTTGAAGGTGGATGAAAACCTCAATTTTTGAGGATATGCACTCACTTTCGTTGGAATTTAAATCAAGTACTTCCAACATTAGAAATCTTCATTTGCTTGTACAATATTTAAAGATAAATAATTACCGTGGTGTCTGGGTCAGCTATCACTTTGTATTTTTTGACTCTGCTAaaatttgaacctgagacctcatcGTTCTCGTTCagttcattgaccactaggccacactcTTGGCTACATTATATTTTATTCACAaccttattttaaaaaaaagtatatttaattttttgttatATTTACTATACTTTCCTAGTTTAAGAGCTAAAATGTTGTTTTAATCATTATATCAACATTCTTttagtaaaataaatatttttcactcaccaactaaacactaaaataattaagaaaatcaCTTATTTTCCTAATAAGTATTTTCCAAAATCCGTAAAAAGTATTTTCAAAACAGACCCTAAAATAATACTTGAAGAAAGAGGGGAAAAAAatgaatttgtaaaaaaaaaaaaaaaattgtttttctcttttcaCATAAAATTTACAAAGAGAACTCAAAGGCTCAAGCTTAAACTTCTTCAACCAGATAGTTAAATTGCTACGATTCCAGTCTACGGCGTAGAAGTGGAAGGAAACGAAGAGAAGAAATGGCAAAAAGAACAAATCAATAGATGCTCTAATTGCAAATGGGATCTTGGCTACGTTCCTTTTTCACTCCAGCCGTGAATTGGGTCTTCGTTCAAAACATCCAGAAATACGGTTAGCAAGTCTAATCtgtgtttccttttttttttttaatcgaaTATGCATAGTGATTTTTGTCTGTCTTTTAAAATGTATATCTGAgcttaaagattgaatctttcaTAATAAGGCAGGTTTACTGTTTCTTGTTTGTTTGATGGGTGTCTAAGGATTTAGGGAGTTATATGGAAAGTAAATTGAAAAATTAGAATTTGGTTCAAAGTTCTTCGGATGAAAAGTAATATTTGAATGCAATTGTTTCCAGTGCTGAATTGTAACTTCGCAAGCTGAACCAATCAATATCTGGATTTCTTTTTGGATGATGCTAACGCCAGCTTACACGCACCTCGATTGACCACAAGCACGGTTGTAGCTATAATCCATATTTTGAATTGTCATGAACAATGACTTATGTTCATATATTTAATTTTTGAACTAGAAACGTTTCCAGCACTTAGACAATTTGAAGTAATATTTGATTAAGTGTGAAGGAGCTATGGAGATGTTCTGTTATTTGTGCTTTGGGCGTTACAGTTTGTAAATTACGTGGTATGATAGGTTTTTGAAGCTCCAACTTCTTCAAAGTAAAGTAGAGTAGAACGagaaaaatgatatgtgtattatgGCAATGATTTCAGTGCGCGACTTGGGTTATCTCATCATTCTCTATGCTGTAGGCTCCTCTCTTTGTCTTTAGGAAGAGAAGGATGTTACTATGAGTTGCTAGTTGCAACTATAGGTTTTCAAGCAGTTAGTTAAGTCATTCATTGGCTTTTGTTTAGCATAGCATAAGTTTCAAAAATTTCTACTTTTACTAGCTTATGCTACTGCTCTATTACTATTAGTTTtaccaaataattttttttaatataagatGAAAAACTTTAGGTAGTTACTAGTAGATTGGGCCGTCTCATAAGGCCCAAACTCTAAAATATGGCTTTGATTCTAATCAGGTGCAACTGCTGTACTAGTAGTATCAGAATgattcttcaagacttcaacctGTTACATTCTTCAACAGACTAGTTAATTGCTGTGGAAAAAGTAGGAATGCAGATACATGAGAAGAAACAATAAACTATGGTATGAATTTCTCCTAAAATTTGATTTCTCATTTTGCTGTAATGCAACAAATATTGCATCAGCTAGGTTGGAATTGAGGTGTACGTGCTGTCGCTGTTGCAGCAAACTTTGAGGTGGTTTTGTAACATCGAGCTATATGAGTTGAGCTTAAATAAAGAAGTGAATATTCATGTAGCCGACCtcaacttgtttgggattgaagtttagttgttgttgtttaagTGGCTGTCGACTGTCTTTATCTTATCCTGCTGGTTTACTTTATGAAAGATGTTTCCACCTTTGTGGCAGAAAATAGGAGTTCCAGCAACTTTAAgcttttcttattttcttattgACATTAGTACTTTAATAATCAACTCAATTTCTGCAGTTAGGTGGCCTTGTATTTAAAATTGACAAAAACTGATATAGTTATCTGTATGAGACAAAGAAAAGCTGCTGTTTACCAAATTCAAGATCCAAGTAACTTCTGGTGGTACTCTCTTATGAATACTCTCAAACTACAGCTCTTGGAAACACTGTCTCACCTCGTCAGAAAGTTTCTTTTCAGGTGCAAATAGGCTTGAAAAGATAGCGGTTTTTCTGGCAGTAGAATGTGGGAATAAAAAGATACCAAGCAACAATCATTCTGCTTAAGATTTATTTCTTCCAGTTGATTTTATATTTACGCTGGTGAAATTGTTCTACTGGACTTAATGCAATAGACATGATAGAACATTTAAAATTGGCTATAGTCATAGCTCTTGTTTGACTCAAGCTGCTATTCTGATAGGGGCTGTTTTGAATAGCTTCCTACTAGGCATCCTGGCAAACGAGGAGGCAACAAAAAAGTCATTGCAAGATGACAAATTACAAAATATTGAAGAAGTACAGAAAATCATAGGGTACCACTTTAATGATCAGAATTTACTGTGGCAAGCTTTTACACATCCGTCGTATGACAGGGACTGTATATCTTATGAGCGGCTCGAGTATGTGGGTGACTCGGTTCTTAACCTTATGATTACAAAACAACAGTTTTCCAAGTATCCAAATCTTCCACCTGGGTTGTTGTCACCTCTACGTGCAGCAAATGTTGACACGGAGAAGCTTGCACGTGTTGCTGTTAAGCATAGCTTCCACAAGTATTTACGGCATGGAAGGCCTATCCTTACACGACGGGTAAATGAGCTTACTAATTAAGGGCATTCACtttgtctttatttttttcttgtatTACTTATTGGCCAATAAAtaatacacactaccctccccagatcccataatatgggataatactgggtatgttgttgttgttgttgtatttattggcCAATAACCAGCACAGTTCCTATATTTTAGCATTTGGTAGCTAATTAAGATAGCACGTCGGTGTCTAGCTGTTCCGTGTTTCTGTGCCAGTGGAAATTGAAGCATTTTTACGTACATATGAGTACATATGAAAGTAGCTCAGTTTTTCCATGTGTTTATAAGAAATCTTAAAAGTTTCCTTCTTCTTTTCCCTTCAAGATCTAATCCTGCATATCATTTTTGTAGGTTTTGCAATAAATGTCTGAAGCATAACTATTTTGTTATAGAGCTGTTATGCTTTCTGCTTAATCCTTTTAAAATATCCAAAAAAGAGGTTTTTGCCTTCTTTTTACTTCAAGATCTTTATCATTGACGAAACCAACAAGTTGGTGCTAACCCAATCTGGAGCAATATGAAGGCTCGTGCCACTGTAAGCCATACCTATAGCACCCAAGTCACAATAATTCACTGCACGATCAGCGGAGTGCCTGTATTTGTGCTTCTGACTAAGCAAAGATGCATGCCAAGAGCTgcttaataaattaaaatgtATCCATGACCGCCATACCCTAGTTTGCCTGGTTCCTTTGTCTAGTTGAATATTATAGGAATGGAGTGATGTAGTAAATCAATGTACTTATTCATTTGCTGATTGACTTCTCCTATATTACACATTAGATGGTTTTCATTTGAACTGCTACTCTACTCTTCATTTCCTCTTAGAGAAAAGAATTTCAATACCAATTTGTACTCTCCTCCTCCGAGTTCCGCAATCAAAACCTTGGGCGGAAGAAAAGTCATAAAAGAAAGCAAAAACAACAGTTAGTGGAATAAGGAGGAAGATTTAACATAGTTGACCTTAAATTCTTTAATACTTCTTGAATTCTTTTTTCCACCTTGACTGTTTTTATTGAAAATATCTGTTAACCTTTGCGAAAGTCTCACTTTACTTCCTTTGTCTTTTCTCAATCTCGTATGAAATATGTTCATATTTTCATTGATATGTTGCTACTTCTTTACTGCTCTACCTTTTTCTTAGTGTTTTATTTTCAGGTTTTGTATGTGTCCCTGATCTTCTTCCACTTGACAAAAGTTATCTATATTCACAGATTCAATCATTTATAAATGCTCTTCCAGAGTATCCATTGCATTCCCATGGATTGATAAATGCTCCAAAGGTGCTTGCTGATGTTGTTGAATCAACTTTAGGAGCAGTATTTATTGATAGCAATTCTTCAATTGACATTACCTGGGAGGTGTGTTCTCTTTTTCCCCCTCAAATTCCTATTTTTAAGAGCAGTTCAATATTAGCCATACATGTACCTCTTTATATGGAAGGTTTTGATCACGATTCATTTAATTGTCTTGTAATTCTTATAGGTTGCTAGGAGCTAAGGTTCCATCTTGAATctccaaacccccccccccccccccccccaaaacaagaaagaaataAAGCGAAccagcaaaagaaaaggaaagaggagTACCTTTTCCTTTAGCTAAATTTTACATGTTGTTGCATGGAAGTCTACTTAGAGCCAGAGGCGAACCCAGGATTTAATGCGACAGGGGGCACATTATTCTGCTCAACTAGTGACCCCTAAAGGCTTTTAGTGTTCAGGGTACCAAAGTGATTTAAATTAACCATTTCAAGATTTACACATACGTATACAAAATTTTTGCCGAAGTTTACGGGGTCCGTAACCCCTCAATATTACACATAGGCCCGCTCTGCTTAGAGCCAATGCAAATGCTAGGTTTAGCTTTGGCTTTCATTTCTAGCCTGCTATCGTCTCAAGCATGGCTAGAAGGCAGGCACACTTTGTG
Proteins encoded in this window:
- the LOC107801937 gene encoding chitin elicitor receptor kinase 1, whose translation is MGFGVKWRGWIKFCISSVRFSVLVNGSTCGYFGSSRGLRQGDPLSPMLFILVMDALRKMMDRTAGGGFLRGFAAPIGVLSARRVSHLLFADDTLVFCDADMDQLTYLKQVLQWFQIVSGLKINLGKCEIFPVGEVANIDALSYVLRCKVGSLPTTCMDLPLGTSHKDTTVWNPVIERVEKRLVGWQKRYLSKGDKKKCRSQIVVLSLTLITAVLVRLIGYCVEGSLFLVYEYLENGHIGQHLRGTGRDPLPWSTRVQIALDSARGLEYIHEHTVPVYIHRDIKSANILIDKNFHAKVADFGLTKLTEVGSSSLQTRLVGTFGYMPPEYAQYGVVSPKVDVYAFGVVLYELISAKEAIVMPNESVTESKGLVGLFEEVLNQPEPDEDLRRLVDPRLGNDYPLDSVRKMVQLAKACTHENPLIRPSMRSIVVALMTLSSSTEDWDVGSFYGNQGLINLISGR
- the LOC107801936 gene encoding ribonuclease 3-like protein 3 isoform X1 encodes the protein MGSWLRSFFTPAVNWVFVQNIQKYGAVLNSFLLGILANEEATKKSLQDDKLQNIEEVQKIIGYHFNDQNLLWQAFTHPSYDRDCISYERLEYVGDSVLNLMITKQQFSKYPNLPPGLLSPLRAANVDTEKLARVAVKHSFHKYLRHGRPILTRRIQSFINALPEYPLHSHGLINAPKVLADVVESTLGAVFIDSNSSIDITWEVAKTLLEPIITPEILQTNPVKKLHETCQKHKLKVRVVDMWSHDGSFEVFIDNQLRGKGVCHVKKEIALNRAANKAYNEVIRMLSVDNMKIANI
- the LOC107801936 gene encoding ribonuclease 3-like protein 3 isoform X2, which translates into the protein MRRNNKLCFLLGILANEEATKKSLQDDKLQNIEEVQKIIGYHFNDQNLLWQAFTHPSYDRDCISYERLEYVGDSVLNLMITKQQFSKYPNLPPGLLSPLRAANVDTEKLARVAVKHSFHKYLRHGRPILTRRIQSFINALPEYPLHSHGLINAPKVLADVVESTLGAVFIDSNSSIDITWEVAKTLLEPIITPEILQTNPVKKLHETCQKHKLKVRVVDMWSHDGSFEVFIDNQLRGKGVCHVKKEIALNRAANKAYNEVIRMLSVDNMKIANI